Proteins co-encoded in one Kutzneria chonburiensis genomic window:
- a CDS encoding cupin domain-containing protein, producing MNDTVTLSTSDVDGRDAAAYWRDVVCSAFVEVAVRPTEEDGFAGVVRHRDVAGIGFARLSSCGQRVDRTRGYVARSNEHHLLANIQISGQGLLAQDGRGAVLTPGVLAFVDSARPYTMHFGGEFAQLVVRIPVSMLPRRTLRDATSTALDGPARLVTDFLLGMENLGADELVPHALGLVDTALGWAAGRTGSRRWRSHGNVCAGSFVTTPATRTSTPMRWRPAAAFPGGRCSGRWRTTSR from the coding sequence ATGAACGACACCGTCACGCTGTCCACTTCGGACGTCGATGGCCGGGACGCGGCGGCGTACTGGCGTGATGTGGTGTGTTCGGCCTTTGTCGAAGTGGCGGTGCGGCCGACCGAAGAGGACGGGTTCGCCGGGGTGGTGCGGCATCGGGACGTGGCCGGCATCGGGTTCGCGCGGCTGTCCTCCTGCGGACAGCGGGTCGACCGTACGAGAGGCTATGTGGCCCGGAGCAACGAACATCACCTGCTGGCGAACATCCAGATCAGCGGCCAAGGGCTGCTGGCGCAGGACGGTCGCGGTGCGGTGCTGACGCCGGGGGTCCTGGCCTTCGTGGACAGTGCGCGGCCGTACACCATGCACTTCGGCGGGGAGTTCGCGCAGCTGGTGGTCCGGATCCCGGTGTCGATGCTGCCGCGCCGCACGCTGCGCGATGCCACCTCGACGGCGCTGGACGGTCCGGCCCGCCTGGTCACGGACTTCCTGTTGGGAATGGAAAACCTCGGCGCGGACGAACTGGTTCCCCACGCGCTGGGCCTGGTCGACACGGCCCTGGGGTGGGCGGCCGGGCGGACGGGGAGTCGCCGTTGGCGATCACACGGGAACGTGTGCGCAGGTTCGTTCGTGACAACGCCGGCAACGCGGACCTCGACGCCGATGCGGTGGCGGCCGGCTGCCGCATTTCCCGGCGGACGCTGTTCCGGGCGCTGGCGGACGACGAGTCGTTGA
- a CDS encoding helix-turn-helix domain-containing protein, giving the protein MTALLRRIRVERAQQVLRSNPRLPVAVVAQQCGFAGAAQLHRAFRRVTGGTPGDHRRRSTTFDTN; this is encoded by the coding sequence TTGACGGCGTTGCTGCGCCGGATCCGCGTGGAACGGGCGCAGCAGGTGCTGCGCTCCAACCCGCGGCTGCCGGTCGCGGTCGTCGCGCAGCAGTGTGGGTTTGCCGGGGCTGCGCAGCTGCACCGGGCGTTCCGGCGCGTGACCGGCGGCACGCCGGGCGATCACCGCAGGCGCTCGACGACCTTCGACACGAACTGA
- a CDS encoding flavoprotein, with protein MTFGGNLLIGASGSGGVAFLPMYLSALRAEFTGTVTVLMTHTATTFLPASTMALFADRVVTAVDPATWARANHVSLADEHDLFVVLPATANTLAAVAGGGAPNLLTTTVLEFPSPVVFFPAMSGLMWTKASVQRNVTQVRSDGHEVVEPADGPRYDVSLGRVVTGPTPPSPPQFVSKVVERLR; from the coding sequence ATGACTTTCGGTGGCAATCTGCTCATCGGCGCCAGCGGTTCCGGCGGCGTCGCCTTCTTGCCCATGTACCTGTCCGCGCTGCGGGCGGAGTTCACCGGCACCGTCACGGTGCTCATGACGCACACCGCGACGACCTTCCTACCCGCGTCGACCATGGCGCTGTTCGCCGACCGCGTGGTCACCGCCGTGGATCCGGCGACGTGGGCGCGGGCCAACCACGTGAGCCTGGCCGACGAGCACGACCTGTTCGTGGTGCTGCCGGCGACGGCCAATACTCTGGCCGCGGTGGCCGGCGGCGGTGCGCCGAACCTGCTGACCACCACGGTGCTGGAATTCCCGTCGCCGGTGGTGTTCTTCCCGGCGATGTCCGGGCTTATGTGGACCAAGGCGTCGGTGCAGCGCAACGTCACGCAGGTGCGGTCGGACGGGCACGAGGTCGTCGAACCGGCTGACGGCCCGCGGTATGACGTGTCGCTGGGCCGGGTCGTCACAGGGCCGACCCCGCCGTCCCCGCCTCAGTTCGTGTCGAAGGTCGTCGAGCGCCTGCGGTGA
- a CDS encoding HAD family hydrolase has protein sequence MVAVLYDFDGLLIDSETAGLISWTEVYESFGHSIDRDHWLAETLAGRGPCMPKEQLAALVTETIDWDTVEALRLKRRDELLVLRPGVREHLAQAEELGALTGIVSNAPDWWISQRLAAVGLEESRFDVVITKSAGLAKKPAPDAYLAALDKLGATAAEAIAFEDSPIGIRAARQAGIRCVAVPNAVTENFDLTIADLVLDRIDAVPLAELLDRR, from the coding sequence ATGGTTGCCGTATTGTATGACTTCGACGGTCTTCTCATTGACAGCGAAACAGCCGGACTGATCTCGTGGACCGAGGTGTACGAGTCGTTCGGGCATTCGATCGACCGTGACCACTGGCTGGCCGAGACGCTGGCCGGACGTGGGCCGTGCATGCCGAAGGAGCAGCTGGCCGCGCTCGTGACCGAGACGATCGACTGGGACACGGTCGAGGCCCTAAGGCTTAAAAGGCGGGATGAGCTGCTGGTTCTCCGGCCTGGGGTGCGCGAGCACCTGGCTCAGGCCGAGGAGCTCGGGGCGCTGACCGGCATCGTGTCCAACGCGCCGGACTGGTGGATCAGCCAGCGGCTGGCTGCGGTGGGCCTCGAGGAAAGCCGATTCGACGTCGTCATCACCAAATCGGCCGGATTGGCCAAGAAACCGGCGCCGGACGCCTATCTGGCGGCGCTGGACAAGCTGGGTGCGACGGCCGCGGAGGCCATTGCGTTTGAGGACAGCCCGATCGGAATTCGGGCCGCGCGACAGGCCGGAATTCGCTGTGTGGCGGTGCCCAATGCCGTGACGGAGAATTTCGACCTGACCATCGCCGATCTGGTGCTCGACCGGATCGACGCTGTTCCGCTGGCCGAGCTGCTGGACCGGCGGTGA
- a CDS encoding zinc-binding dehydrogenase has product MVPDRCLVAVPSSVPLDEAAVLGCSGTTGVHVVDTVAKVQSGETVTVIGVGGVGLACVQVAAARGARVIAVDPHEDSRAVAESLGAAHSVDPFAVDAVEAVRALVGGDGVDVVVDTVGNDHTPAQAIDMVRMQGRVVLVGYTDAPARIDVATAVTREVRLFGSVGATLADTAEVLRLAEAGALRIPIADRYSLSQVNEALDRLHSGKVAGRLVLRP; this is encoded by the coding sequence GTGGTGCCGGACCGGTGCCTGGTGGCGGTCCCGTCGTCCGTGCCGTTGGACGAGGCGGCGGTGCTGGGCTGCTCAGGCACGACCGGTGTGCACGTCGTCGACACCGTCGCGAAGGTGCAGTCGGGCGAGACCGTGACGGTGATCGGCGTTGGCGGCGTCGGCCTCGCGTGCGTGCAGGTCGCGGCCGCACGCGGCGCTCGGGTGATCGCCGTGGATCCGCACGAGGACAGCCGGGCGGTCGCGGAGTCGTTGGGGGCTGCGCACAGCGTCGACCCGTTCGCCGTTGACGCGGTCGAGGCTGTTCGGGCGCTGGTGGGCGGCGACGGTGTCGACGTTGTGGTGGACACCGTCGGCAACGACCACACTCCGGCGCAGGCGATCGACATGGTTCGCATGCAGGGGCGCGTGGTGCTCGTGGGCTACACGGACGCGCCCGCGCGGATCGACGTCGCCACGGCGGTGACCCGCGAGGTCCGGCTTTTCGGGTCCGTCGGCGCGACCCTGGCCGACACCGCCGAGGTGCTGCGCCTGGCCGAGGCCGGCGCGCTGCGCATCCCGATCGCCGACCGGTACTCGTTGTCGCAGGTCAACGAGGCGTTGGACCGCCTGCACTCGGGCAAGGTGGCCGGGCGGCTGGTGCTGCGCCCGTGA
- a CDS encoding TenA family protein: protein MASFVDHCHERAADVWHAYRHHPWIEAMAAGRLPVEKFVSFQVNDAPYIVDLHRSLAFGVAKAPGTPWAKAAATVIDDVWVHNEIDTKRVLLADLGYTEELRIGRDAYIPAREAYANHLVRTALEGDIGQIASALLPCAMFTQVIGARFRGMQIAGPPAYQKWADIYVQRAVHRMAEAHAEVMETESARTDEAGREHMYLCYLRSLQHQVDVFDAAWELDIAWPGERR, encoded by the coding sequence ATGGCTTCATTCGTCGACCACTGCCATGAGCGCGCCGCCGACGTGTGGCACGCCTACCGCCATCACCCCTGGATCGAGGCGATGGCCGCCGGCCGGCTGCCGGTCGAGAAGTTCGTGTCCTTCCAGGTCAACGACGCGCCGTACATCGTCGACCTGCATCGCAGCCTGGCCTTCGGCGTGGCCAAGGCGCCCGGCACGCCGTGGGCCAAGGCCGCGGCCACCGTCATCGACGACGTGTGGGTGCACAACGAGATCGACACCAAGCGGGTGCTGCTGGCCGACCTCGGGTACACCGAGGAGCTGCGCATCGGCCGCGACGCCTACATCCCGGCCCGCGAGGCGTACGCCAACCACCTGGTCCGCACCGCGCTGGAGGGCGACATCGGCCAGATCGCGTCGGCCCTGCTGCCCTGCGCCATGTTCACCCAGGTGATCGGGGCGCGGTTCCGCGGCATGCAGATCGCCGGGCCGCCGGCGTACCAGAAGTGGGCCGACATCTACGTCCAGCGGGCAGTGCACCGGATGGCCGAAGCGCACGCCGAGGTGATGGAGACCGAGTCCGCGCGCACCGACGAAGCCGGTCGCGAGCACATGTACCTCTGTTACCTGCGGAGCCTCCAGCACCAGGTGGACGTCTTCGACGCCGCGTGGGAGCTGGACATCGCCTGGCCGGGAGAGCGCCGATGA
- a CDS encoding FAD binding domain-containing protein → MHASSFCFHAPENVPAAVTALAQATDPAVLAGGQSLVPLLRTRRRQPDLVVDIGRIAELTGVRVGARGLVAGAAARQADVLAAADGLLAAALGSVGTMLTRRRGTIGGIVAHGDPGLQLAAVAAISDIDVTITGPGGPRTLAAAAFFTGQPLRHGELVTSITFAREPEDQGWGFARVAHRHTGPQLAGVAARVALDLDGRCRTARIAAYTLGHPGGELLDAAHVLVDARPDESTVDLAARAAASAVRPVSDATATADYRRHAVEVLTRRALHQALNTVRNGGTTTDGFIRRPLP, encoded by the coding sequence GTGCACGCGTCCTCGTTCTGCTTTCACGCGCCCGAAAACGTGCCGGCCGCCGTCACGGCGCTGGCCCAGGCCACCGATCCGGCCGTACTGGCCGGCGGCCAGTCGCTGGTGCCGCTGCTGCGGACCCGGCGTCGGCAGCCCGACCTGGTCGTGGACATCGGCCGGATCGCCGAGCTGACCGGTGTCCGGGTGGGCGCCCGCGGACTCGTCGCGGGCGCCGCGGCCCGGCAGGCCGACGTGCTGGCCGCGGCCGACGGTTTACTGGCCGCAGCGCTCGGATCCGTCGGCACGATGCTCACGCGGCGACGCGGCACCATCGGCGGCATTGTGGCGCATGGTGATCCGGGCTTGCAGCTCGCCGCCGTGGCCGCGATCAGCGACATCGACGTGACGATCACCGGCCCGGGCGGCCCGAGAACCCTTGCCGCGGCAGCGTTTTTCACCGGCCAACCGCTGCGCCACGGCGAACTCGTCACGTCGATCACCTTCGCCCGTGAACCCGAGGACCAGGGCTGGGGCTTCGCGCGCGTCGCGCACCGCCACACCGGCCCCCAGCTCGCCGGCGTCGCCGCGCGGGTGGCATTGGACCTCGACGGCCGCTGCCGTACGGCACGGATCGCCGCCTACACCCTCGGCCATCCCGGCGGCGAACTCCTCGACGCCGCACACGTTCTCGTCGATGCACGACCCGATGAGTCCACAGTGGATCTTGCCGCCCGGGCTGCCGCCTCGGCCGTGCGGCCGGTGTCCGACGCCACCGCCACGGCCGACTACCGGCGCCACGCCGTCGAGGTCCTCACCCGGCGTGCGCTCCACCAGGCCCTGAACACCGTCAGGAACGGAGGCACCACCACCGATGGCTTCATTCGTCGACCACTGCCATGA
- a CDS encoding MFS transporter, which yields MFDVIKGKGSRPLVAALAVDMLGSGLFMPISLLYFTAVTQLPLTTVGLLLSVATISTLPVPIFIGYLVDKWNARNVVLIAQAVQAVGFAAYGWVSGPVTMLVVVVVVAVGQRIFWSSFFTVVAGLAEAGEESRRNDQRFALVGMVQAAGTGLGALISGLAVVDASVGTYQLVAYANAVSFALSALLMFRVPLAKKSSGTKEKAVGGYGVLLRDRPYLLLIGANTVFALCSVMVGIAVPVYLVKGLPGMGWLVGPLLAVNTLLLATGQGVVVKLARPLTRVRAMAVAGGLWVVWSVGFAFALDVPQVVLVPYLLVSVAFYAAAELLHAPVSNALAAAAAPEHVRGRYLAMFQYCFTVANIVAPTFFTALYAQGPALPWIVLGALAAVATIAMRLLEKRLPTDEPAEALATS from the coding sequence GTGTTCGACGTCATCAAGGGCAAAGGCAGCCGGCCGCTGGTGGCGGCGCTGGCCGTCGACATGCTCGGCAGCGGCCTGTTCATGCCCATCTCGCTGCTCTACTTCACCGCCGTGACCCAGCTGCCGCTCACCACCGTCGGCCTGCTCCTCAGCGTCGCGACCATCTCGACGCTGCCAGTGCCGATCTTCATCGGCTACCTGGTCGACAAGTGGAACGCCCGCAACGTCGTGTTGATCGCGCAGGCCGTGCAGGCCGTCGGCTTCGCCGCGTACGGCTGGGTCAGCGGGCCGGTCACCATGCTGGTCGTGGTGGTCGTCGTCGCGGTCGGCCAGCGGATCTTCTGGTCCTCGTTCTTCACGGTGGTCGCCGGCCTGGCCGAGGCCGGCGAGGAGAGCCGCCGCAACGACCAGCGGTTCGCGCTGGTCGGCATGGTCCAGGCAGCCGGCACCGGACTCGGCGCGCTGATCAGCGGCCTGGCCGTGGTCGATGCCTCGGTCGGCACCTACCAGCTCGTGGCCTACGCCAACGCGGTGTCCTTCGCGCTCTCCGCGCTGCTCATGTTCCGCGTGCCGCTGGCCAAGAAGTCCTCTGGCACCAAGGAAAAGGCCGTCGGCGGTTACGGCGTGCTGCTGCGCGACCGGCCGTATCTGCTGCTGATCGGAGCCAACACGGTCTTCGCCCTGTGCAGCGTGATGGTCGGCATCGCGGTGCCGGTGTACCTGGTCAAGGGCCTGCCCGGGATGGGCTGGCTGGTCGGCCCGCTGCTCGCCGTCAACACCCTGCTGCTGGCCACCGGCCAGGGCGTGGTGGTCAAGCTGGCCCGGCCGCTGACTCGGGTGCGGGCCATGGCGGTGGCCGGCGGGCTGTGGGTGGTGTGGTCGGTGGGCTTCGCCTTCGCGCTTGACGTGCCGCAGGTCGTGCTGGTGCCGTATCTGTTGGTGAGCGTGGCTTTCTACGCGGCGGCCGAGCTGCTGCACGCGCCCGTGTCCAACGCGCTGGCCGCCGCGGCCGCGCCCGAGCACGTGCGTGGCCGCTACCTGGCCATGTTCCAGTACTGCTTCACCGTCGCCAATATCGTCGCGCCGACCTTCTTCACCGCCCTGTACGCCCAGGGCCCGGCGTTGCCGTGGATCGTGCTCGGCGCGCTGGCCGCGGTGGCGACCATTGCCATGCGGCTGCTGGAGAAGCGCCTGCCGACCGACGAGCCGGCCGAGGCGCTCGCCACTTCCTGA
- a CDS encoding molybdopterin-dependent oxidoreductase, which produces MRVNYPDVGQFSDAVTVECVVDDAELSATVPAATALNSFLSGNGHPVNTGCDAGQCGHCLVRLDGELVRSCLVLAAQCDGSKVETVRSADPGLAPVRDWMAASSALQCGHCSPAFVLAMAPGGPLRSCPEDVRSAISDVICRCTGYTGLARAAAGVLSGETPEPKSRVEDARLLNGRGTFVTGQHVPGQLWARIVRSTEPHARIIAIDTTAVEGIVFTGADLPAGMRDFGRDLAGPAEPVLATDTVRYVGEPIALILAESPAAAEDGAAAVTVRYEKLPLLTTPENYTELADDDPCWLPEQSQLVPADWTGPQPEDDVVTLTRRFTLARQTGLPMETRGILAIWEDDTLTLRGITKMPRAHAAAVAKALGLQPEQVRTPTDDVGGAFGVRGELYPEELLAAWAAHELGRPVKWQEDRAEHLVAINHSRGQVWDVTMSATRDGRLLDEDVVIVQDAGAYARPLTALVPYLASAMFPGPYHFRAYRARVRSLLTNRTPIGPVRAPGRFETNFVRERMMDMLAEHLGLSPVEFRSRNLLSAKDMPYDTGTTNEGPVHYDSGDFRAAYEQALSEVDVQPDPGDGLRRGTAVVPYVEKAGLGGRERVTVTVEDDGTVVIESASSPSGQSHETALATVAANELGVHRDQVRVVFPDGDGPAAGLGTFASRTAMHTGNAVLDACRKLKAQGTKRAEGGYDVDAHTYPYGAVTCAVAVDPELLTVRVEHLALSCDVGVPINRDVVHGQLIGGLVQGVSAALYEQLPYDEDGMPLAKGLEHYLVALAADLPDVRITLIDPAPPTAQSPRNPLGVKGIGEAGMAAAAAAVAAAICTAVPELNPRLTATPMTPSRLLEAAHTDQGENR; this is translated from the coding sequence TTGCGAGTCAATTATCCGGACGTCGGACAATTCTCCGATGCCGTCACCGTCGAATGCGTCGTCGATGACGCGGAACTGTCGGCAACCGTGCCGGCGGCGACCGCGCTCAATTCTTTTCTGAGCGGGAACGGCCACCCGGTGAACACCGGCTGCGACGCCGGCCAGTGCGGCCACTGCCTGGTCCGGCTGGACGGCGAGCTGGTGCGGTCCTGCCTGGTGCTGGCCGCCCAGTGCGACGGCAGCAAGGTCGAGACGGTCCGCAGTGCGGACCCGGGCCTGGCGCCGGTGCGCGACTGGATGGCCGCCAGCTCGGCGTTGCAGTGCGGGCACTGCAGTCCGGCGTTCGTGCTGGCCATGGCCCCCGGCGGCCCGCTGCGGTCGTGCCCCGAGGACGTGCGGTCGGCCATCAGCGACGTGATCTGCCGCTGCACCGGCTACACGGGCCTGGCCCGCGCTGCGGCCGGCGTGCTTTCCGGGGAGACACCGGAGCCCAAAAGCCGCGTCGAGGACGCTCGCCTGCTCAACGGGCGCGGCACCTTCGTCACCGGCCAGCACGTGCCCGGCCAGCTGTGGGCCCGGATCGTGCGCAGCACCGAGCCGCACGCCCGGATCATCGCGATCGACACCACCGCTGTCGAAGGCATCGTGTTCACCGGCGCCGACCTGCCGGCCGGTATGCGCGACTTCGGCCGTGACCTGGCCGGGCCGGCCGAGCCGGTGCTGGCCACCGACACCGTGCGCTATGTCGGCGAGCCGATCGCCCTGATCCTGGCCGAGAGTCCTGCCGCCGCTGAAGATGGCGCGGCGGCGGTCACCGTGCGGTACGAGAAGCTGCCACTGCTGACCACGCCGGAGAACTACACCGAGCTGGCCGACGATGATCCGTGCTGGCTGCCGGAACAGAGCCAGCTCGTCCCGGCCGACTGGACCGGGCCGCAGCCGGAGGACGACGTCGTCACCCTGACCCGTCGGTTCACGCTGGCGCGGCAGACCGGGCTGCCGATGGAGACCCGAGGCATCCTCGCTATCTGGGAAGACGACACGCTGACGTTGCGCGGCATCACCAAGATGCCGCGGGCCCATGCCGCGGCCGTGGCCAAAGCGCTTGGCCTGCAACCGGAACAGGTCCGTACGCCCACCGATGACGTCGGCGGCGCGTTCGGCGTGCGCGGCGAGCTGTACCCGGAGGAGCTGCTGGCCGCCTGGGCCGCCCATGAACTGGGCCGGCCGGTCAAGTGGCAGGAGGACCGGGCCGAGCACCTGGTGGCGATCAACCATTCGCGCGGCCAGGTCTGGGACGTCACGATGTCGGCGACCCGCGACGGTCGGCTGCTCGACGAGGACGTCGTCATCGTGCAGGACGCCGGCGCCTACGCCCGGCCGCTGACCGCGCTGGTGCCGTACCTGGCCTCGGCGATGTTCCCCGGCCCGTACCACTTCCGTGCCTACCGGGCGCGGGTGCGCAGCCTGCTGACCAACCGGACGCCGATCGGCCCGGTGCGCGCGCCGGGCCGGTTCGAGACGAACTTCGTGCGCGAGCGCATGATGGACATGCTGGCCGAGCACCTCGGTCTGTCCCCGGTGGAGTTCCGCTCGAGGAACCTGTTGTCGGCCAAGGACATGCCCTACGATACTGGTACCACCAACGAGGGGCCGGTGCACTACGACAGCGGCGACTTCCGCGCTGCCTACGAGCAGGCTCTGTCCGAAGTGGACGTCCAGCCTGATCCGGGCGACGGCCTCCGCCGCGGCACCGCGGTCGTGCCGTACGTGGAGAAGGCCGGCCTCGGCGGCCGCGAACGCGTCACCGTGACGGTCGAGGACGACGGCACGGTCGTCATCGAGTCGGCCAGCTCGCCGTCCGGCCAGAGCCACGAGACGGCGTTGGCCACGGTCGCGGCCAACGAACTCGGCGTCCACCGCGACCAGGTTCGCGTGGTCTTCCCCGACGGGGACGGCCCGGCGGCCGGACTGGGCACCTTCGCCAGCCGCACCGCCATGCACACCGGCAACGCCGTGCTCGACGCGTGCCGGAAGTTGAAGGCGCAAGGCACAAAGCGCGCCGAAGGCGGGTACGACGTCGACGCGCACACCTATCCGTACGGTGCGGTGACCTGCGCCGTGGCCGTGGACCCCGAGCTGCTGACGGTTCGGGTCGAGCACCTGGCGCTGTCCTGCGACGTCGGTGTCCCGATCAACCGGGATGTCGTGCACGGACAGCTGATCGGCGGCCTGGTGCAGGGCGTTTCGGCGGCCCTGTACGAGCAACTGCCCTACGACGAGGACGGGATGCCGCTGGCCAAGGGGCTGGAGCACTACCTGGTGGCGCTGGCCGCGGACCTGCCGGACGTGCGGATCACGCTGATCGACCCCGCGCCGCCGACCGCCCAGAGCCCGCGGAACCCGTTGGGCGTCAAGGGAATCGGCGAGGCCGGCATGGCCGCGGCGGCCGCCGCGGTTGCCGCCGCGATCTGCACGGCCGTGCCGGAGTTGAACCCGCGGCTCACCGCGACACCCATGACCCCCAGCCGCCTACTGGAGGCCGCCCACACCGACCAGGGGGAGAACCGATGA
- a CDS encoding thymidylate synthase translates to MTTSFASFQDAYLHHLRAAFERPEYRNAPRGNKSSELLGVGYRLDNPVQRLITLPSRKTNLVFNFAEALWYLSGSDRLSHIGYYAGSIARYSADGETLTGTAYGPRIFDHGRTGLDQWRSVVRTLAEDPDSKRAVVQIFDARELLVADNIDVACTLALQFLIRDGRLCCVGFMRANDAFRGMASDVFSFTFLLEVLARQLGVEVGTYHHQVGSMHVYDTDAEWAARVLAEAGTENQAPQDFPAMPDGDNWPYVRTVLDWERELRLDATRLTAAQLSRLDLPDYWRHVIGLFEVHRQLRHRTGIDTAVLDQLPASYRELVLNRWPDYAGF, encoded by the coding sequence ATGACCACCTCGTTCGCGTCCTTCCAGGACGCCTACCTCCACCACCTGCGGGCCGCGTTCGAACGGCCCGAGTACCGCAACGCGCCGCGCGGCAACAAGAGTTCCGAGCTGCTCGGCGTCGGCTACCGGCTGGACAACCCGGTGCAGCGGCTGATCACGTTGCCCAGCCGCAAGACCAACCTGGTGTTCAACTTCGCCGAGGCGCTGTGGTACCTGTCCGGCTCGGACCGCCTTTCCCACATCGGCTACTACGCCGGCAGCATCGCCCGGTACTCGGCCGACGGTGAGACACTGACCGGAACCGCTTATGGGCCACGGATTTTCGACCACGGCCGAACGGGACTGGACCAGTGGCGCAGCGTTGTGCGAACCTTGGCCGAGGACCCGGACAGCAAGCGCGCGGTGGTGCAGATCTTCGACGCGCGTGAGCTGCTGGTCGCCGACAACATCGACGTCGCCTGCACACTGGCGCTCCAGTTCCTGATCCGTGACGGCCGGCTGTGCTGCGTGGGCTTCATGCGGGCCAACGACGCCTTCCGCGGCATGGCCAGCGACGTCTTCTCCTTCACCTTCCTGCTGGAGGTGCTGGCCCGCCAGCTCGGCGTCGAGGTCGGCACCTACCACCACCAGGTCGGCTCGATGCACGTCTACGACACCGACGCCGAGTGGGCGGCCCGCGTGCTGGCCGAGGCCGGCACGGAAAATCAAGCGCCCCAAGACTTTCCGGCCATGCCGGACGGCGACAACTGGCCGTACGTCCGGACGGTGCTCGACTGGGAGCGCGAGCTGCGGCTCGATGCCACCCGGCTGACCGCGGCCCAGCTGTCCCGGCTCGACCTGCCCGACTACTGGCGGCACGTCATCGGCCTGTTCGAGGTCCACCGCCAGCTCCGCCACCGCACCGGCATCGACACCGCGGTGCTCGACCAGCTCCCGGCCTCCTACCGCGAGCTCGTGCTCAACCGCTGGCCCGACTACGCCGGCTTCTAG
- a CDS encoding nucleoside 2-deoxyribosyltransferase: MTTTQRVTPSSVFVGGPFYGLVNPETGVMAPRDQSKINRIIEHFEQGGAKVYNAHRREQWGAQFLTAPVCTKLDYTEIAQSDVFVAYPGVPVSPGTHVEVGWASALGKPMVLLLERDAKHTFLVIGLETVANVEFIYFDEVDEILEQLDDAVHKVLTRTGPVRTDI; this comes from the coding sequence ATGACCACCACGCAACGTGTCACCCCGAGCTCGGTGTTCGTCGGCGGGCCGTTCTACGGCCTGGTCAACCCCGAGACCGGCGTCATGGCGCCGCGTGACCAGAGCAAGATCAACCGCATCATCGAGCACTTCGAGCAGGGCGGGGCCAAGGTCTACAACGCCCACCGCCGCGAGCAGTGGGGCGCGCAGTTCCTCACCGCGCCGGTGTGCACCAAGCTGGACTACACCGAGATCGCCCAGTCCGACGTGTTCGTCGCCTACCCCGGCGTGCCGGTCTCCCCGGGCACCCACGTCGAGGTCGGCTGGGCCAGCGCGCTGGGCAAGCCGATGGTGCTGCTGCTGGAGCGCGACGCCAAGCACACCTTCCTGGTGATCGGCCTTGAGACCGTGGCCAACGTCGAGTTCATCTACTTCGACGAGGTGGACGAGATCCTCGAGCAGCTCGACGACGCCGTGCACAAGGTGCTGACCCGCACCGGCCCGGTGCGGACCGACATCTGA
- the thiD gene encoding bifunctional hydroxymethylpyrimidine kinase/phosphomethylpyrimidine kinase produces the protein MSDQVPVCLTIGSSDSGGGAGVQGDIKAYASVGCFATTVVVGITAQNTAGIAGRWTVPVPAVLAQLDAVRTGFPLRAAKIGTTWSEELLLAVAGPLRELAADGVPIVVDPVMVTTAGSWLSDLGRTRALVAETLFPVATVITPNRREAELLAGVEPGGSSRRALAEKLAGLGAPAVVVTGGPREHGDWFFDGVEHHHIQGTHHDNGAEHGAGCAHSALVAGLLAQGLTLTSAVGEAHHRAAESVRNGHVHLGDGPHPVDVLGIGAETGRFGGPGLRFPLSWARPLDVPR, from the coding sequence ATGTCCGACCAGGTTCCGGTCTGTCTGACCATCGGGTCCAGCGACTCCGGCGGCGGCGCCGGTGTGCAGGGCGACATCAAGGCGTACGCCTCGGTCGGCTGTTTCGCCACGACCGTGGTGGTCGGCATCACGGCGCAGAACACCGCCGGCATCGCCGGCCGGTGGACGGTCCCGGTGCCGGCGGTGCTGGCCCAGCTCGACGCCGTGCGCACCGGATTTCCGCTGCGGGCGGCCAAGATCGGCACGACCTGGAGTGAGGAGCTGCTGCTCGCGGTGGCCGGCCCACTGCGGGAGCTCGCCGCCGACGGCGTGCCGATCGTGGTCGACCCGGTGATGGTGACCACCGCCGGCTCGTGGCTGTCGGACCTGGGCCGCACCCGGGCCCTGGTGGCCGAGACGCTGTTCCCGGTGGCGACGGTGATCACGCCCAACCGGCGGGAGGCCGAGCTGCTGGCCGGCGTGGAGCCGGGCGGCTCGTCCCGGCGGGCGCTGGCCGAGAAGCTGGCCGGCCTTGGCGCGCCGGCGGTCGTCGTCACCGGGGGACCGCGGGAGCACGGCGACTGGTTCTTCGACGGCGTCGAGCACCACCACATCCAGGGCACGCACCACGACAACGGCGCCGAGCACGGGGCGGGCTGCGCCCACTCCGCGCTCGTCGCGGGCCTGCTGGCCCAGGGCCTGACGTTGACCAGCGCGGTCGGCGAGGCCCATCACCGGGCCGCCGAGAGCGTCCGCAACGGGCACGTCCACCTGGGCGACGGCCCGCATCCGGTGGACGTGCTCGGGATCGGCGCCGAGACCGGCCGGTTCGGCGGGCCGGGACTGCGGTTCCCGCTGTCCTGGGCCCGTCCGCTGGACGTGCCGCGCTAG